A genome region from Natronobeatus ordinarius includes the following:
- the hemB gene encoding porphobilinogen synthase: protein MDLTHRPRRLRQDRIRELVSETSLEPTDFIAPVFVDATTDSRIPIESMPGHERVPLEESVARVEEVLETGVEAVMLFGIPTEKDAEGTRAWADDGVIQEATRRITTETDAYVLTDVCLCEYTDHGHCGTLETGIREGDCGHASLTVDNDATLESLERIAVSHAEAGADMVAPSGMMDGMVAALRGALDREGFTEIPVMSYAAKYESAFYGPFRDAADGAPAFGNRRHYQMDPANAREALREVRLDVEQGADVLMVKPALPYLDIVSALRREFDHPIAAYNVSGEYAMLHAAAEKGWLDLEETALESLLSIKRAGADLILTYFAEDVATQL from the coding sequence ATGGACCTCACTCATCGCCCGCGGCGACTCCGCCAGGATCGCATCCGCGAGCTCGTTAGCGAGACGAGCCTCGAGCCGACGGACTTCATCGCACCCGTCTTCGTCGACGCGACGACCGACAGCCGGATTCCGATCGAGTCGATGCCCGGCCACGAACGCGTCCCGCTCGAGGAGAGCGTCGCCCGCGTCGAGGAGGTACTCGAGACGGGCGTCGAGGCCGTCATGCTGTTCGGCATCCCGACCGAGAAAGACGCCGAGGGTACCCGGGCGTGGGCCGACGACGGCGTGATCCAGGAGGCGACGCGACGGATCACGACGGAGACAGACGCCTACGTGCTCACCGACGTCTGCCTCTGTGAGTACACCGACCACGGCCACTGTGGGACGCTCGAGACGGGCATCCGGGAGGGTGACTGCGGCCACGCCTCGCTCACCGTCGACAACGACGCGACCCTCGAGAGCCTCGAACGGATCGCCGTCTCTCACGCCGAGGCCGGGGCGGACATGGTGGCCCCGAGCGGAATGATGGACGGGATGGTCGCCGCGTTGCGAGGCGCACTCGATCGCGAGGGATTTACCGAAATTCCGGTGATGAGCTACGCGGCGAAGTACGAGAGCGCCTTCTACGGGCCGTTCCGGGACGCCGCCGACGGCGCGCCCGCCTTCGGAAATCGTCGTCACTACCAGATGGACCCCGCCAACGCGCGCGAGGCGCTACGGGAGGTTCGCCTCGACGTCGAGCAGGGCGCCGACGTGCTGATGGTCAAACCCGCCTTGCCCTACCTCGACATCGTCTCGGCGCTCCGCCGGGAGTTCGACCATCCGATCGCCGCCTACAACGTCTCCGGCGAGTACGCGATGCTCCACGCCGCCGCCGAGAAGGGCTGGCTCGACCTCGAGGAGACGGCCCTCGAGTCGCTGCTGTCGATCAAACGTGCCGGCGCGGACCTGATTCTCACCTACTTCGCCGAGGACGTCGCCACCCAGCTGTAA
- a CDS encoding SDR family oxidoreductase, whose product MADPRIFLTGFPGFLGSALIERLLARGDGPVACLVQPAYRDQAERRATAIVEELEADVGDDSIQLYEGDITDPDLGLGDALEDLDSVEELYHLAAVYDLGVDRGLAEAVNVRGTEHVLDVAEDLAVDRFQYVSTCYVSGRYDGVFTEAHLEEGQGFNNHYEATKYLAEVAVQDRMVEGLPATIYRPAIVVGDSQSGETDKYDGPYYLLRWLLAQPRWGSLSFSLPGSAEAELNVVPRDFVIDAIAHLSGREDTVGEVYQLCDPAPLTVPQFVDALATATGHRTVTVPTTKSIGRATMERLAARGAPLEPAALDYLDHPTRYACPNTHRALEGSGLECPPFESYVDRLVAYVLKHPDVGDEAMV is encoded by the coding sequence ATGGCCGACCCCCGGATCTTCCTCACCGGCTTTCCGGGCTTTCTCGGCTCCGCCCTGATCGAACGCCTGCTCGCCCGCGGCGACGGTCCCGTCGCGTGTCTGGTCCAGCCGGCCTACCGCGACCAGGCCGAGCGGCGGGCGACGGCGATCGTCGAGGAACTCGAGGCCGACGTCGGCGACGACTCGATCCAGCTGTACGAGGGCGACATCACGGACCCTGACCTGGGGCTGGGGGACGCCCTCGAGGACCTCGATTCCGTCGAAGAACTGTACCACCTCGCGGCGGTCTACGACCTGGGCGTCGACCGGGGGCTCGCCGAGGCGGTCAACGTCCGCGGCACCGAGCACGTCCTCGACGTCGCCGAGGACCTCGCCGTCGATCGGTTCCAGTACGTCAGCACGTGCTACGTCAGCGGCCGGTACGACGGCGTGTTCACCGAGGCCCACCTCGAGGAGGGTCAGGGCTTCAACAACCACTACGAGGCGACGAAGTACCTGGCCGAGGTCGCGGTACAAGATCGGATGGTCGAGGGGCTCCCGGCGACGATCTACCGGCCGGCGATCGTTGTCGGCGACAGCCAGAGCGGGGAGACCGACAAGTACGACGGGCCGTACTACCTGCTCCGGTGGCTGCTCGCCCAGCCGCGGTGGGGCTCGCTCTCGTTCTCGCTCCCTGGCTCGGCCGAGGCCGAACTGAACGTCGTCCCCCGCGACTTCGTGATCGACGCCATTGCCCACCTGAGCGGCCGCGAGGACACCGTCGGCGAGGTCTACCAGCTCTGTGACCCCGCCCCGCTGACCGTCCCGCAGTTCGTCGACGCGCTCGCGACGGCGACGGGCCACCGGACCGTGACGGTGCCGACGACGAAATCGATCGGCCGGGCGACGATGGAACGCCTCGCCGCCCGCGGTGCGCCACTCGAGCCGGCCGCACTCGACTATCTCGATCACCCCACCCGGTATGCCTGTCCGAACACCCATCGCGCGCTCGAGGGGAGCGGCCTCGAGTGCCCGCCGTTCGAATCGTACGTCGATCGTCTCGTGGCGTACGTCCTGAAGCATCCGGACGTCGGCGACGAGGCGATGGTCTGA